A stretch of Kryptolebias marmoratus isolate JLee-2015 linkage group LG24, ASM164957v2, whole genome shotgun sequence DNA encodes these proteins:
- the uchl5 gene encoding ubiquitin carboxyl-terminal hydrolase isozyme L5 — translation MSGSAGEWCLMESDPGVFTELIKGFGCRGAQVEEIWSMEPENFENLKPVHGLIFLFKWQPGEEPAGSIVQDSRLDHIFFAKQVINNACATQAIVSVLLNCSHPDMLLGDTLTEFREFSQSFDAAMKGLALSNSEVIRQVHNGFARQQMFEFDAKSSAKDEDAFHFVSYVPVNGRLYELDGLREGPIDLGACNQDDWISAVRPVIEKRIQKYSEGEIRFNLMAIVSDRKMIYERKISELQTQLTEDEPMDTDQNSTFLSSIQSEIAKYQLLIEEENQKLKRYKVENIRRKHNYLPFIMELLKTLAEHQQLIPLVEKAKEKQSSKKAQEAK, via the exons ATGTCTGGAAGCGCAGGAGAGTGGTGTTTGATGGAGAGTGACCCCGGGGTGTTTACGGAGCTCATAAAGGGTTTTG gCTGCAGAGGAGCTCAGGTTGAAGAGATCTGGAGCATGGAGCCCGAGAACTTCGAGAACTTGaa ACCAGTTCACGGCTTGATTTTTCTCTTCAAGTGGCAGCCGGGCGAAGAGCCAGCAGGATCAATTGTCCAGGATTCAAGGCTGGACCACATTTTCTTTGCCAAACAG GTCATAAACAACGCTTGTGCCACCCAGGCGATCGTCAGTGTTCTACTTAATTGCTCTCATCCTGACATGTTGCTTGGAGACACCCTGACAGAGTTCAGAGAGTTTTCACAAAGTTTTGATGCAGCT ATGAAAGGTTTGGCTCTCAGCAACTCTGAAGTGATTCGACAAGTTCACAACGGCTTTGCGAG acAGCAGATGTTTGAATTCGATGCAAAGTCGTCAGCAAAGGATGAAGATGCCTTCCACTTTGTGAGCTATGTTCCTGTAAACGGTAGACTGTACGAGCTGGATGGACTTCGAGAAGGACCAATTGACTTGG GTGCGTGCAACCAGGATGACTGGATCAGCGCAGTCCGCCCAGTCATTGAGAAGAGaatacagaa GTACAGTGAAGGAGAGATCCGCTTTAACCTGATGGCTATAGTGTCAGACAGGAAGATGATATATGAGAGGAAAATCTCCGAGCTTCAGACTCAGCTCACTGAG GATGAGCCAATGGACACAGACCAAAACAGTACGTTTCTCAGCTCCATCCAGTCAGAGATCGCAAAGTACCAGCTTCTTATTGAAGAGGAAAATCAGAAACTAAAAAGATATAAG gTTGAAAATATCAGACGAAAGCACAACTACCTTCCTTTTATCATGGAGCTCCTGAAGACGCTGGCAGAGCACCAGCAGTTAATACCTTTGGTGGAAAAG gcaaaagagaaacaaagctCCAAAAAAGCTCAGGAAGCCAAGTAA
- the glrx2 gene encoding glutaredoxin 2 isoform X2 encodes MGNFTSSSPGSLSSPVCAQLVQDLVSKNCIVIFSKTSCPYCKMAKNVFNEIGATYKVIELDQHNDGRRLQETLGQMTGARTVPRVFVNGNCIGGGSDTKQLHQQGKLLPLIEQCSSCCAASGSEGSGSGQFESSK; translated from the exons aTGGGGAACTTTACCTCCTCCAGTCCTGGGAGTCTCTCCAGCCCagtgtgtgcacagcttgtTCAG gaTTTGGTGTCAAAGAACTGCATTGTCATATTTTCCAAGACCTCCTGTCCGTATtgtaaaatggctaaaaatgtatttaatgaaATCGGTGCGACCTACAAGGTAATTGAACTGGACCAGCACAACGATGGAAGGAGACTTCAAGAAACTTTGGGTCAAATGACCGGTGCAAGAACC gtaCCTCGAGTCTTTGTGAACGGGAACTGCATCGGGGGTGGCTCGGACACCAAACAGCTCCATCAGCAGGGGAAGTTGTTGCCCCTCATCGAGCAGTGTTCCTCTTGTTGTGCTGCCTCTGGCTCTGAAGGCTCAGGCAGCGGACAGTTCGAATCCTCCAAATGA
- the glrx2 gene encoding glutaredoxin 2 isoform X1, producing MAHFYIIFVLILALHSLPTFGIFTFLRMGNFTSSSPGSLSSPVCAQLVQDLVSKNCIVIFSKTSCPYCKMAKNVFNEIGATYKVIELDQHNDGRRLQETLGQMTGARTVPRVFVNGNCIGGGSDTKQLHQQGKLLPLIEQCSSCCAASGSEGSGSGQFESSK from the exons ATGGctcatttttatattatttttgtgcTAATTCTTGCCCTCCATTCCCTCCCTACCTTCGGTATCTTCACATTTTTAAG aaTGGGGAACTTTACCTCCTCCAGTCCTGGGAGTCTCTCCAGCCCagtgtgtgcacagcttgtTCAG gaTTTGGTGTCAAAGAACTGCATTGTCATATTTTCCAAGACCTCCTGTCCGTATtgtaaaatggctaaaaatgtatttaatgaaATCGGTGCGACCTACAAGGTAATTGAACTGGACCAGCACAACGATGGAAGGAGACTTCAAGAAACTTTGGGTCAAATGACCGGTGCAAGAACC gtaCCTCGAGTCTTTGTGAACGGGAACTGCATCGGGGGTGGCTCGGACACCAAACAGCTCCATCAGCAGGGGAAGTTGTTGCCCCTCATCGAGCAGTGTTCCTCTTGTTGTGCTGCCTCTGGCTCTGAAGGCTCAGGCAGCGGACAGTTCGAATCCTCCAAATGA